Proteins from a genomic interval of Macrobrachium nipponense isolate FS-2020 chromosome 28, ASM1510439v2, whole genome shotgun sequence:
- the LOC135201861 gene encoding uncharacterized protein LOC135201861, whose translation MLRGNAQVNVAVYRILCQLLTLVAIAQILVWILHNRTVMLSISVSSFSPSKTSHLLSQSANSSNALPVDLDVKSHSRFRQVFTDSLSVPTLVRSKIARPKMPASLTLNELSRKIHRKLFQYQEEPDEFDGQGIDYFSMPTMSMKPLYPAQLSNVPTNNIAPTALQNEPLFNTQSLSPEYPMYPTVTMGTHGNINDHLRPDEIYALVPLSRMNEFINNNQYFDDPLTRQPAAGPDTQFDLGANPIGPATNRLPFSSQFWENIEDLFLVLVRTALKTLTVVLRGLLFLLGTAGASRIADMALKSVLSPEDIVNIRGAGNTLDFIIHYIESSERLII comes from the exons ATGCTCCGAGGAAACGCACAAGTGAATGTCGCCGTTTACAG AATCCTATGTCAGCTTCTCACCCTCGTCGCGATAGCGCAAATCCTTGTCTGGATACTCCACAACAGAACTGTGATGCTCTCCATCTCCGTATCATCGTTTTCTCCCTCAAAAACTTCCCATTTATTATCACAATCCGCAAATAGTTCGAATGCCCTACCTGTGGATTTAGATGTAAAGTCTCATTCACGCTTCAGACAAGTTTTTACGGACAGTCTCTCTGTCCCGACCCTAGTTCGGTCTAAAATTGCGCGACCAAAGATGCCTGCATCACTGACACTTAACGAGTTGTCTCGCAAGATCCACAGAAAGCTCTTTCAGTATCAAGAGGAACCCGATGAGTTCGATGGCCAAGGGATAGATTATTTTTCCATGCCGACCATGTCGATGAAACCACTCTATCCAGCACAATTGTCGAATGTTCCCACCAATAATATCGCTCCGACGGCTCTCCAGAATGAACCTCTTTTCAATACCCAGTCACTATCACCAGAATACCCGATGTACCCTACTGTAACGATGGGAACGCATGGAAACATTAATG ATCATCTGCGCCCAGACGAAATTTATGCACTTGTCCCTCTATCGAGAATGAACGAGTTCATTAACAACAACCAGTACTTCGACGACCCGTTAACGAGGCAACCGGCTGCCGGACCAGACACTCAATttgacctgggcgcgaaccccaTCGGTCCAGCTACGAATCGCCTTCCTTTTTCAA GTCAGTTCTGGGAAAACATAGAGGACCTGTTTCTGGTTTTGGTGAGAACGGCTCTGAAGACGCTGACGGTCGTGCTCCGAGGTCTCCTGTTCCTACTGGGCACAGCCGGGGCGTCGCGCATCGCCGACATGGCCCTGAAATCAGTCTTAAGCCCAGAGGACATCGTCAACATACGGGGCGCTGGCAACACGCTCGATTTCATCATCCACTACATCGAGTCTTCTGAGAGATTAATCATTTAG